From Senegalia massiliensis, the proteins below share one genomic window:
- a CDS encoding acyl-CoA dehydratase activase has translation MYSIGIDTGSVATKAVLYNGNIIDMLIVPTGWSPKSSSKNAFEILIDRNNLCENDISKIIGTGYGRISMDFADKTITEISCHAKGAYSLNSNIRTILDIGGQDSKVINLDSKGNVVNFIMNDKCAAGTGKFLEVTLNNLGIDVNDIDDFCRNEKPVNISSMCTVFAESEIISLLAQGKPKEQIATGILYSIADKACSLLNRVNINEQIAFTGGVAKSKELKNILETKLRQSIFSTEDTQIIGALGAAVIGWNLYKKDS, from the coding sequence TTGTATAGTATAGGAATTGATACTGGTTCTGTGGCTACAAAGGCTGTATTATATAATGGCAATATAATAGATATGTTGATAGTACCTACTGGGTGGAGTCCTAAATCATCATCAAAAAATGCATTTGAAATACTAATTGATAGAAATAATCTTTGTGAAAATGATATTTCTAAAATAATCGGGACAGGCTATGGTAGAATTTCCATGGATTTTGCTGATAAAACTATAACTGAAATAAGTTGTCATGCTAAAGGTGCATATAGTTTAAATTCTAATATCAGAACAATATTGGATATTGGGGGACAAGATAGTAAGGTTATAAATTTAGACTCCAAGGGAAACGTAGTAAATTTCATAATGAATGATAAATGTGCAGCAGGTACAGGGAAATTTCTTGAAGTGACTTTGAATAATTTAGGAATAGATGTAAATGATATTGATGACTTTTGTAGAAATGAAAAACCTGTCAATATAAGTAGTATGTGTACTGTTTTCGCTGAGTCAGAAATAATAAGTCTTTTAGCTCAAGGTAAACCAAAAGAACAAATAGCCACTGGAATACTTTATTCTATTGCTGACAAAGCATGTTCTTTATTAAATAGAGTTAATATTAATGAGCAAATTGCATTTACTGGTGGAGTTGCAAAAAGTAAAGAGCTTAAAAATATATTAGAAACTAAATTAAGGCAAAGTATATTTTCAAC
- a CDS encoding DUF3343 domain-containing protein, which yields MRKQTYILFPSHSDGLALEKKLKEKSIKYIISPTPRSLSKCCGISIIIDPELQYLVEEIVEQNKDIEVSGIHTIEKKARNWFK from the coding sequence TTGAGAAAACAAACTTATATACTTTTTCCTTCACATAGTGATGGTTTAGCTTTAGAGAAAAAATTAAAAGAAAAATCTATAAAGTATATTATTTCACCTACTCCTAGAAGTTTAAGTAAATGTTGTGGTATATCTATAATTATAGATCCAGAATTACAATATTTAGTAGAAGAAATTGTAGAACAAAATAAAGATATAGAAGTAAGTGGAATTCATACTATAGAGAAAAAAGCTAGAAATTGGTTTAAATAG
- a CDS encoding double-cubane-cluster-containing anaerobic reductase, whose translation MADYRELWDSLDMDLEKHDQLCEVLPEFYGDIYMTQENRAEGMNYFNFVVSEIHGLRIKELNEHRKDGGKVFGSFCVFVPDEVIMAADGIGVGLCGGSDFWVPDGEKVLPRNMCPLIKASVGAKLSGTCPYFQSADMLVGETTCDGKKKAWEILGEYTPMHVMDLPQMKREKDYTHFKEEINTFKEKVEDLTGNKITLESLKEKIKLVNDKRRVLQRLYDARKSDKLPISGKDSLLITQVAFYDDPNRFIQKTNELCDELEERIEKNISVFKDDTPRILLTGTPMAIPNWKMHHLIETSGGAVVCEEACTGTKYFERLVDENITDLDSGLQALSDRYMGINCACFSPNEGRIEDIIRLYKEYNADGVIYNSLPFCHTYAIEYKKVKDALDKEGIPVMMIESDYSMQDAGQINTRLEAFFEMISMNKELAI comes from the coding sequence ATGGCAGATTATAGAGAATTATGGGACTCACTAGATATGGATTTAGAAAAGCATGATCAATTATGTGAAGTATTGCCAGAATTTTATGGTGATATTTATATGACACAAGAAAATAGAGCAGAAGGGATGAATTATTTTAATTTTGTAGTATCTGAAATTCATGGTCTAAGAATAAAAGAGTTGAATGAGCATAGAAAAGATGGAGGTAAAGTCTTCGGAAGTTTTTGTGTGTTTGTTCCTGATGAGGTTATAATGGCTGCAGATGGAATAGGGGTTGGATTATGTGGTGGATCTGATTTTTGGGTTCCTGATGGTGAAAAGGTTTTACCAAGAAATATGTGTCCTCTTATAAAAGCTTCAGTAGGTGCTAAATTAAGTGGAACATGTCCATATTTTCAATCTGCTGATATGCTTGTAGGTGAGACTACTTGTGATGGCAAGAAAAAAGCTTGGGAAATACTAGGTGAATATACACCAATGCATGTGATGGATTTACCACAAATGAAAAGAGAAAAAGATTATACTCATTTTAAAGAAGAAATAAACACTTTTAAGGAAAAAGTTGAAGATTTAACTGGAAATAAAATTACTTTGGAAAGTTTAAAAGAAAAAATAAAACTTGTCAATGATAAAAGAAGAGTATTGCAAAGATTATATGATGCAAGAAAGTCAGATAAACTACCTATTAGTGGTAAAGACTCTCTTTTAATTACTCAAGTGGCTTTTTATGATGACCCAAATAGATTTATACAAAAAACAAATGAACTTTGTGATGAATTAGAAGAAAGAATAGAAAAAAATATATCAGTATTTAAAGATGATACTCCAAGAATATTACTTACAGGGACACCAATGGCTATACCAAACTGGAAGATGCATCATTTAATTGAAACTAGTGGTGGTGCAGTAGTTTGTGAAGAGGCGTGTACTGGTACAAAATATTTTGAAAGACTTGTAGATGAGAATATAACAGATTTAGATAGTGGACTTCAAGCACTTTCAGATAGATATATGGGGATAAATTGTGCATGTTTTAGTCCAAATGAAGGTAGAATAGAAGATATTATTAGATTATATAAAGAATATAATGCTGATGGAGTAATATATAATTCTCTTCCTTTCTGTCATACTTATGCTATTGAATATAAAAAGGTTAAAGATGCATTAGATAAAGAAGGCATACCAGTAATGATGATAGAAAGTGACTATAGTATGCAAGATGCAGGTCAGATTAATACTAGACTTGAGGCTTTCTTTGAAATGATAAGTATGAATAAAGAGTTAGCAATATAA
- a CDS encoding metal-dependent transcriptional regulator yields MLSPSLEDYLEEVYRLSLKEKDIRNKDIADTLNVSMPSVVKGLKKLKELNYIKYEPYEKIEVLEKGKRKGKFLVERNRILREFVDIIGSSCDEKAEAEAMEHYLCIDTIRSIEKLVSFFMKYPEIREKFNIYNISSILDEDDLEYR; encoded by the coding sequence ATGTTGTCACCTAGTTTAGAAGACTATTTAGAAGAAGTATATAGGCTATCATTAAAGGAAAAAGATATTAGAAATAAGGATATTGCTGATACATTAAATGTATCTATGCCATCGGTTGTTAAGGGACTCAAAAAACTAAAAGAGTTAAATTATATAAAATATGAACCTTATGAAAAAATTGAAGTATTAGAAAAAGGAAAGAGAAAAGGAAAATTTTTGGTTGAGAGAAATAGAATTTTAAGAGAATTTGTGGATATTATAGGTTCTTCATGTGATGAAAAAGCAGAAGCAGAAGCAATGGAGCATTACTTGTGTATTGATACAATAAGATCAATAGAAAAATTAGTTAGTTTTTTTATGAAGTATCCAGAAATAAGAGAAAAATTCAATATATACAATATTAGTAGCATTTTAGATGAAGATGATCTGGAGTATAGATAA
- a CDS encoding manganese efflux pump gives MQALNIIIISIALALDASGIAFSIGIDRKLKRYDKLFFIFSFSFFQFLLAFLGGYFGCLFNIYVFKLSSMMGGIIIMLVGIFMIKESLDDNTKLVKFTFIIKIALSISVSIDAFVIGFSTFSSINSMFIIFDYSIIIGLITTLMTSIAFNISNKLSKINFIKKYADLSSGTILILFGLKMILF, from the coding sequence TTGCAAGCATTAAACATTATAATAATCTCTATAGCATTAGCACTTGATGCATCTGGTATCGCTTTTTCTATAGGTATAGATAGAAAACTAAAGAGATATGATAAATTATTCTTTATATTTAGTTTTAGTTTTTTTCAATTTCTTTTAGCATTTTTAGGAGGATATTTTGGATGTCTATTTAATATTTATGTATTTAAACTTTCTTCTATGATGGGCGGAATAATTATAATGTTAGTCGGAATTTTCATGATAAAAGAAAGTTTAGATGATAATACTAAGTTAGTAAAGTTCACTTTTATAATAAAAATTGCTCTAAGTATTTCTGTAAGTATAGATGCTTTTGTTATAGGATTTTCAACATTCAGTTCTATAAATTCTATGTTTATTATATTTGATTATTCAATAATTATTGGTTTAATTACAACTTTAATGACTAGTATAGCTTTTAATATTAGTAATAAATTATCTAAAATAAATTTTATTAAAAAATATGCTGATCTATCTTCAGGAACAATTTTAATATTATTCGGACTTAAAATGATTTTATTTTAA
- a CDS encoding alpha/beta-type small acid-soluble spore protein, translating into MARNTSNKLVVPEARQALNQMKAEIASELGMANYESMDKGNLTARDNGYVGGYMTKKLVEQAQRNMSGK; encoded by the coding sequence ATGGCTAGAAACACTTCAAACAAATTAGTAGTACCTGAAGCTCGTCAAGCTCTTAATCAAATGAAAGCTGAGATAGCTAGTGAATTAGGTATGGCTAACTATGAGTCTATGGATAAAGGTAACTTAACAGCTAGAGATAATGGTTATGTTGGCGGATATATGACTAAGAAATTAGTTGAGCAAGCTCAAAGAAATATGAGTGGAAAATAA
- a CDS encoding ferritin, which produces MASEKMLKALNEQLNFEYESANYYLAMGAYCADEDFEGIENFFMVQADEERFHAKKFYDYINDRDGRVKISSMEEPKNEFSSIKDAFETALAHEKKVTERINNLMKLAHEESDYATISFLNWFVDEQVEEEATMKTIIAKLDRIGDSPQGLFMLNKELGSRTFTPVE; this is translated from the coding sequence ATGGCATCAGAAAAAATGTTAAAAGCTTTAAATGAACAATTGAATTTTGAATATGAATCAGCAAATTATTATTTAGCAATGGGTGCATATTGTGCAGATGAAGATTTTGAAGGAATTGAAAACTTCTTTATGGTTCAAGCAGATGAAGAAAGATTCCATGCAAAAAAATTCTATGATTATATCAATGATAGAGATGGTAGAGTGAAAATAAGCTCAATGGAAGAACCTAAAAATGAATTTTCATCAATAAAAGACGCATTTGAAACTGCACTTGCACATGAAAAGAAAGTTACAGAAAGAATTAACAATTTGATGAAACTAGCTCATGAAGAAAGTGATTATGCTACTATAAGCTTTTTAAATTGGTTTGTAGATGAACAAGTAGAAGAAGAAGCTACTATGAAAACTATAATAGCAAAATTAGATAGAATAGGAGATAGTCCACAAGGATTATTTATGTTAAATAAAGAACTAGGATCAAGAACATTTACTCCTGTTGAATAA
- a CDS encoding L,D-transpeptidase family protein has product MFKGGYHIIVAIFCLFIVIILGNKITYKIGMNFEADYQVYNQDNSDYDNLWILINIDSKELKVIDLDTKDVLKKYTVATGKENTPTPLGNFRIIEKAVWGGGFGSRWMRLNVPWGNYGIHGTNKPTSIGLDSSHGCIRMNNKDIDELYDIVNYNTRVTINKGAYGIFGDGFRILKPGDRGSDVLEVQKRLKLKGYYKGRNDGIYGETMKTAVINFKKDNNLDSTHFINYETYRKLNIILME; this is encoded by the coding sequence TTGTTTAAAGGAGGATACCACATAATAGTAGCTATTTTTTGTCTGTTTATTGTAATAATATTAGGAAATAAGATTACATATAAGATAGGAATGAACTTTGAAGCAGACTATCAAGTATATAACCAGGATAACTCTGATTATGATAATTTATGGATACTTATTAATATAGATAGTAAAGAATTAAAAGTTATAGATTTAGACACTAAAGATGTATTGAAAAAATATACAGTAGCTACAGGCAAAGAAAATACTCCCACACCTTTAGGTAATTTTAGAATAATAGAAAAAGCAGTATGGGGTGGTGGCTTTGGTTCTCGCTGGATGAGACTAAATGTACCATGGGGTAATTATGGAATTCATGGAACAAATAAACCAACATCTATTGGGCTAGATTCATCTCATGGATGTATTAGGATGAATAATAAAGACATAGATGAATTATATGATATAGTAAATTATAATACTAGAGTCACTATAAACAAAGGGGCATATGGAATTTTTGGAGATGGTTTTAGAATTCTAAAGCCAGGAGATAGAGGAAGTGATGTATTGGAAGTGCAAAAAAGATTAAAATTAAAAGGCTATTACAAAGGAAGAAATGATGGAATATATGGTGAAACAATGAAGACTGCTGTAATTAATTTTAAGAAAGATAATAATCTTGATTCTACACATTTTATAAATTATGAGACGTATAGAAAGCTAAATATAATATTAATGGAATAA
- a CDS encoding efflux RND transporter permease subunit, translating to MEVFFRRMLNHKKLIVFIFLVFSILCIFFSRQVKVNYNINDYLPEDSPSTQAINVMEDEFEGGIPNARVMISNVTVAEALDYKEKLLDINGVSNVIWLNDSVNIRKPLIIQDSEIIESYYKDNNALYTVTIDEKNRVESVNSIRDLIGRDNAMTGSAVNDAVATEATVNEISRIVKIAIPLLFLILIITTTSWFEPVILLTTIGVAILLNSGSNLMFGTVSFITNGAGNILQLAISLDYSVFLLHRFEEFRKQGLSAEEAMLQALYKSIGSILSSGITTIIGFAALILMRFKIGPDLGLSLAKGIGFSILTVFTLLPVLVLLTYKVFEKTRHRPLLPEFNKFGILVRKIMIPMVIIFCIVVVPAYLAQTHNSFYYGSEHIFDKSTQLGKDTEKINDIFGKANTMVLMVPRGDTANEKNLSDDLKDITEVNNIISYVDNVGAEVPYEYLDENTLENFVSKKYSRMVLKVETQYEGEKAFKVVKEIRKTAEDYYPNEWYLAGESVSTYDLKDTITDDNIRVNLIAIIAIFLVLLLTFRSLAIPIILVLGIETAIWINLSISYFSNSILFYLAYLIVGSIQLGSTVDYAILMTNRYLEFRSGLVKQEAIQQTISSVTVSILTSGTALVIVGYLLAYITSHGVLQELGLLIGRGTLMSMAIVFFVLPGLLYLLDTFIERTTIGVKFFRKE from the coding sequence ATGGAAGTGTTTTTTAGAAGAATGTTAAATCATAAAAAATTGATAGTATTTATATTTTTAGTTTTTAGCATTCTTTGTATTTTTTTTAGTAGGCAGGTAAAAGTTAATTATAATATTAATGATTATCTTCCAGAGGATAGTCCATCTACTCAAGCCATTAATGTGATGGAAGATGAATTTGAAGGAGGAATTCCAAATGCTAGAGTTATGATATCAAATGTCACTGTTGCTGAAGCACTAGATTATAAAGAAAAATTACTTGATATAAATGGTGTCAGCAATGTAATTTGGCTAAATGACTCTGTAAATATTAGAAAACCTCTTATAATTCAAGACTCAGAAATCATAGAGAGTTATTATAAAGATAATAATGCATTATATACAGTCACTATTGATGAAAAGAATAGAGTTGAATCAGTTAACTCTATACGTGATTTAATTGGTAGAGATAATGCAATGACAGGATCTGCAGTTAATGATGCAGTTGCCACTGAAGCTACTGTCAATGAGATTTCTAGAATAGTAAAAATTGCTATTCCTTTACTTTTTTTAATTTTAATTATCACTACTACATCCTGGTTTGAGCCTGTTATTTTGCTGACTACAATAGGTGTAGCTATTTTGCTTAACTCAGGATCAAATCTTATGTTTGGTACAGTCTCTTTTATAACAAATGGTGCAGGTAATATATTACAGTTAGCTATATCTCTTGATTATTCTGTATTTTTATTACATCGTTTTGAAGAGTTTCGTAAACAAGGATTAAGTGCTGAAGAAGCTATGTTACAAGCCTTATATAAATCTATTGGATCTATTTTATCTAGTGGTATTACTACTATAATAGGATTTGCAGCATTAATTTTGATGAGATTTAAAATTGGACCTGATTTGGGATTATCTCTTGCTAAAGGGATTGGGTTTAGTATATTAACTGTATTTACATTATTACCTGTTTTAGTTTTATTGACTTATAAGGTATTTGAAAAAACAAGGCATCGTCCTTTATTACCTGAGTTTAATAAATTTGGAATATTAGTTAGAAAAATCATGATACCTATGGTAATTATTTTTTGTATAGTAGTTGTTCCAGCATATCTTGCACAAACACATAATAGTTTTTATTATGGTTCTGAGCATATATTTGATAAATCAACCCAATTAGGTAAAGACACGGAAAAAATAAATGATATTTTTGGAAAGGCTAACACAATGGTGTTAATGGTACCACGTGGAGATACAGCTAATGAGAAAAATCTTAGTGATGATTTAAAAGATATTACAGAAGTAAATAATATTATATCTTATGTTGATAATGTTGGAGCTGAGGTTCCTTATGAGTATTTAGATGAAAATACTCTTGAAAACTTTGTTTCTAAAAAATATAGTCGTATGGTATTGAAAGTTGAAACTCAGTATGAAGGTGAAAAAGCATTTAAAGTAGTTAAAGAAATTCGAAAGACAGCAGAAGACTATTATCCTAATGAATGGTATCTTGCTGGAGAAAGTGTAAGTACGTATGATTTGAAAGATACAATAACAGATGACAATATCCGTGTAAACTTAATTGCAATTATAGCTATATTCTTGGTATTGCTATTAACTTTTCGGTCTTTAGCAATACCAATTATCCTTGTTCTTGGGATTGAAACAGCAATATGGATAAATTTATCTATTTCGTATTTTTCAAATTCTATATTGTTTTATCTTGCCTATCTTATTGTAGGTTCTATACAATTAGGTTCTACAGTAGATTATGCAATATTAATGACTAATCGTTATCTTGAATTTAGATCAGGACTTGTGAAACAAGAAGCTATACAACAAACTATATCTTCAGTTACAGTATCAATACTGACATCAGGTACTGCTTTAGTAATTGTTGGATATTTACTTGCTTATATTACATCACATGGAGTTTTACAAGAACTTGGTTTATTAATAGGACGTGGAACACTTATGTCAATGGCTATAGTATTTTTTGTATTGCCAGGGTTGTTATATTTATTAGACACATTTATTGAAAGAACTACTATAGGAGTTAAGTTTTTTAGAAAGGAGTAA
- a CDS encoding TetR/AcrR family transcriptional regulator C-terminal domain-containing protein, with protein MKYKTTSLMTKRALASSLKKFMEKRPLNKISVREIVEDCGVNRKTFYYHFSNIYDLVRWMFEEEAIEVVKQYDLITDYKDAILFVMNYVEKNNHICNCALDGLGRNELKHFFQKDFLSIVGNIVEQLSENMDVPSDYKIFIINFYTEALAALLISWIQDKDHKDKEDMVKYISITLYETIKQALKTAEREL; from the coding sequence TTGAAGTATAAAACAACAAGTCTAATGACCAAAAGAGCCCTTGCCTCTTCACTTAAAAAATTTATGGAAAAACGACCTTTAAATAAAATTTCTGTCCGTGAAATAGTTGAAGATTGTGGTGTAAATCGAAAGACTTTTTATTATCATTTTTCAAATATATATGATTTAGTAAGATGGATGTTTGAAGAAGAAGCAATTGAAGTAGTGAAACAATACGATTTAATTACTGACTATAAAGATGCCATTCTATTTGTTATGAATTATGTAGAAAAAAACAACCATATATGTAATTGTGCTTTAGATGGACTTGGACGAAATGAACTAAAGCACTTTTTCCAAAAGGATTTTCTTTCAATTGTAGGAAATATTGTTGAACAGCTTTCTGAAAATATGGATGTTCCTTCTGATTATAAAATATTCATTATAAACTTTTATACTGAAGCACTAGCAGCTCTTTTAATTAGCTGGATTCAAGATAAAGATCACAAAGATAAAGAAGATATGGTTAAATATATTTCCATTACACTATATGAAACTATCAAGCAGGCTCTTAAAACAGCAGAAAGAGAATTATAA
- a CDS encoding ABC transporter permease encodes MKNFLTVLKFELLGLIKKKTFIISTIIILLILAIGLSVPTIKDLFSSDEGDVDGGGDGDITKDAKFGYVDNSGEFQKSTILEENFFAGELKKFESEDQLKEKVNSGEIESGYIIKSPNEYIRVIKNNELLGTPDSAMFEQALITSYRINGFNEKDIEYNEVEELINPKIKSDTTILGKDSASNYLYTYILVFGIYFMIIFYGQVIATSVASEKSNRTMEILVTSTNTTYLIFGKVMAGAIAGVLQFGIILGTAIGVYKLNSEAWNGALDFIFDIPSDVLLLFSVFGILGYLFYSFIFGALGALVSRTEDISASSTPITIIFVAVFMISMFGMQNTEGMLLKVASFVPLSSFMAMFVRVSMGSVSNISVIISLLLLTLSTLLVGYIAAKIYRMGTLMYGNRVKLKDVFKIMRSQ; translated from the coding sequence ATGAAAAACTTTTTGACAGTACTTAAATTTGAATTATTAGGACTTATAAAAAAGAAGACTTTTATAATTTCAACAATAATAATACTCTTAATATTAGCTATTGGGCTATCAGTACCCACTATCAAAGATTTATTTTCATCTGACGAAGGTGATGTAGATGGAGGTGGAGATGGAGATATAACAAAGGATGCTAAATTTGGATATGTAGATAATAGCGGGGAGTTTCAAAAGAGCACAATATTAGAAGAGAATTTCTTTGCTGGAGAATTGAAAAAATTTGAATCGGAAGATCAACTTAAAGAAAAAGTAAATTCTGGAGAAATTGAATCTGGCTATATAATAAAATCTCCTAATGAATATATAAGAGTTATAAAAAACAATGAACTTTTAGGAACACCTGATTCAGCTATGTTTGAACAGGCCTTGATTACATCATATAGGATAAATGGATTTAATGAAAAAGATATAGAATATAATGAAGTTGAAGAATTAATAAACCCTAAAATAAAATCAGATACTACTATACTTGGTAAAGATAGTGCAAGTAATTATCTTTATACATATATATTAGTATTTGGAATATATTTTATGATAATATTCTATGGTCAAGTTATAGCAACATCAGTTGCAAGTGAAAAAAGTAATAGAACAATGGAAATTTTAGTAACAAGTACAAATACAACTTATCTTATATTTGGAAAAGTTATGGCTGGTGCTATAGCAGGTGTATTACAATTTGGAATAATACTTGGTACAGCAATTGGTGTATATAAGTTAAATAGTGAAGCGTGGAATGGTGCATTAGATTTCATATTTGATATACCTTCAGATGTGTTGTTGCTCTTTTCTGTTTTTGGTATATTAGGATATCTTTTTTATTCATTTATATTTGGAGCACTTGGAGCTCTCGTATCTCGTACAGAAGATATAAGTGCAAGTTCAACTCCAATTACAATAATATTTGTAGCTGTATTTATGATTTCAATGTTTGGAATGCAGAATACTGAAGGTATGCTTTTAAAAGTAGCTTCATTTGTACCACTTAGTTCATTTATGGCTATGTTTGTAAGAGTTTCTATGGGTAGTGTTTCAAATATTTCAGTTATAATATCATTATTATTATTAACACTTTCTACTTTATTAGTAGGATATATTGCAGCTAAAATATATAGAATGGGTACCCTTATGTATGGAAATAGAGTAAAATTAAAAGATGTATTTAAAATAATGAGAAGTCAATAA
- a CDS encoding ABC transporter ATP-binding protein, translating to MKLQVKDIYKTFGKKEVLHGISFDVEQGKALGLLGRNGAGKTTTIRIIMNLFDPNKGEIILNGNKFNSKKQSIGYLPEERGLYPKQKVFEQLVYLGELRGLTKAKAKENTLYWLERLGVDEYKNKNLETLSKGNQQKVQLAETFLTNPDIIILDEPFSGLDPVNSQILKDIINELIRGEKLLIFSSHQMGYVEEFCKEIALIDKGNIVLTGNLDDIKKEYGNNRLTISASNLTLEELNKVISREINDVVRVIEKRNKYLLLELVHNSSKNDFLKRIIEKGIDIEEFSSYKPKLEDIFVEKVGEK from the coding sequence ATGAAATTACAAGTAAAAGATATTTATAAAACATTTGGTAAGAAAGAAGTATTACATGGAATATCATTTGATGTAGAGCAAGGTAAGGCATTAGGATTACTTGGGAGAAATGGTGCAGGAAAAACTACTACAATAAGAATTATTATGAACTTATTTGATCCTAATAAAGGAGAGATAATTCTAAATGGAAATAAATTCAATTCAAAAAAACAAAGTATTGGATATCTACCAGAAGAAAGAGGTCTTTATCCAAAACAAAAAGTATTTGAGCAATTAGTTTATTTAGGTGAACTTAGAGGTCTTACAAAGGCTAAAGCTAAAGAAAACACTCTTTATTGGTTAGAGAGACTAGGTGTAGATGAATATAAAAATAAAAATTTAGAAACATTATCAAAAGGAAATCAGCAAAAGGTACAACTTGCAGAAACATTTCTTACAAACCCAGATATAATTATATTAGATGAACCTTTTAGTGGTCTTGATCCTGTCAATTCACAAATATTAAAGGATATTATAAATGAACTTATAAGAGGTGAAAAATTACTTATATTTTCATCACATCAAATGGGTTATGTAGAAGAATTTTGTAAAGAAATAGCTCTTATTGATAAGGGGAATATAGTACTTACAGGAAATTTAGATGATATAAAAAAAGAATATGGAAATAATAGACTTACCATAAGTGCAAGTAATTTAACATTAGAAGAATTAAATAAAGTAATAAGTAGAGAAATAAATGATGTAGTTAGAGTAATTGAAAAAAGAAATAAATACTTATTATTAGAACTTGTACATAATAGTTCAAAAAATGATTTCTTGAAAAGAATTATAGAAAAAGGTATTGATATAGAAGAATTTTCATCCTATAAACCTAAATTAGAAGATATATTTGTTGAGAAAGTAGGTGAAAAATAA
- a CDS encoding LiaF transmembrane domain-containing protein — MNRKIIGVIIILIGIVLFLNSNDILDLDIGNFIFTYWPIVLIGSGLFSLITNKSSKVGGAIVLIIGILFQLRNLDLFDVFNYLEFWPIIIIVVGISLIFPSKDKWNKDERGTIRPVAIFSGLNLKNTSNNFKGGSATVLFGGIDLDLREATINNDELATIDLFIAFGGLDIFVPEGWNVEVKGLPLFGGWDNETKNKGNKNLPKLRVNCIVLFGGFDIKDYGNS; from the coding sequence ATGAATAGAAAGATAATAGGTGTTATAATTATTTTAATAGGAATAGTATTATTTTTAAACTCTAATGATATTTTAGACTTAGATATAGGTAATTTTATTTTTACTTATTGGCCTATAGTTTTAATAGGGTCAGGATTATTTAGTTTAATTACTAATAAATCCTCAAAGGTAGGGGGAGCTATAGTATTAATAATAGGTATATTATTTCAACTTAGAAATTTAGATTTATTTGATGTATTTAATTATTTGGAATTTTGGCCAATTATTATTATAGTTGTTGGTATAAGTTTAATATTCCCATCTAAAGATAAATGGAATAAAGACGAAAGGGGTACTATAAGACCTGTTGCAATATTTTCTGGACTAAATTTAAAAAATACTTCAAATAATTTTAAAGGAGGTTCTGCAACTGTATTATTTGGTGGGATAGATTTAGACTTAAGAGAAGCTACTATAAATAATGATGAGTTAGCTACAATAGATTTATTTATTGCCTTTGGTGGCTTAGATATATTTGTACCAGAAGGTTGGAATGTAGAAGTTAAAGGATTGCCACTCTTTGGTGGATGGGATAATGAAACTAAAAATAAAGGAAATAAAAATTTACCAAAATTGAGAGTTAATTGTATTGTGCTTTTTGGTGGATTTGATATAAAAGATTATGGAAATAGTTAA